One Lachnospiraceae bacterium C1.1 genomic region harbors:
- a CDS encoding DegV family protein has translation MNKLAIVTDTGSGLMPDEGKKDGIFVIPIPFTINGSEYLDGVNLTTEDFYRFLAEKAEVHTSQPTALAVTGLWDEILKSYDELVYIPLSSGLSGSCASANLYAEDYNGRVQVVNNQRISVTQRQSAYDALKLAEEGKSAKEIKEILEASKFDSSIYIMLDTLDYLKKGGRVTPAAAMLAKVLNLKPVLQIQGEKLDAFSKCRGIKPAKKIMVNAIKEDIEKRFGGHDSGKGFHLAIAHTMNYDAAEEFAADLRAEFPDYDITINPLSLVIACHIGPGSLACAVSKAI, from the coding sequence ATGAATAAACTGGCAATTGTAACCGATACAGGAAGCGGTCTCATGCCCGATGAGGGAAAGAAAGACGGAATATTTGTGATTCCGATCCCATTTACTATAAACGGCAGTGAATATTTAGATGGTGTAAACTTAACAACAGAAGATTTTTACAGATTCCTTGCAGAAAAGGCAGAAGTACACACTTCACAGCCTACTGCATTGGCTGTAACAGGGCTTTGGGATGAAATACTCAAAAGCTATGATGAACTTGTGTATATCCCACTCTCAAGCGGTCTTTCAGGTTCATGCGCTTCTGCAAACCTTTATGCAGAGGATTATAATGGACGTGTTCAGGTCGTAAATAACCAACGCATTTCCGTAACACAGCGTCAGTCCGCATACGATGCTCTTAAGCTTGCCGAAGAGGGTAAAAGCGCTAAGGAGATAAAGGAAATACTGGAAGCTTCAAAATTTGACTCAAGCATATATATCATGCTCGACACACTTGATTATTTAAAAAAAGGCGGTCGTGTGACTCCGGCTGCGGCAATGCTGGCAAAAGTTCTGAACCTGAAGCCGGTTCTGCAGATCCAGGGCGAGAAGCTTGACGCCTTTTCAAAATGCCGTGGAATAAAGCCGGCAAAAAAGATTATGGTAAATGCCATCAAAGAAGATATTGAAAAGCGTTTTGGCGGACATGATTCAGGCAAAGGATTTCATCTGGCTATCGCCCACACAATGAATTATGACGCAGCCGAGGAATTTGCCGCAGATCTCCGTGCAGAATTTCCTGACTATGACATTACGATCAATCCCTTATCGCTTGTTATAGCATGTCATATCGGTCCCGGTTCGCTTGCCTGCGCCGTAAGCAAAGCAATTTAA
- a CDS encoding GDSL-type esterase/lipase family protein produces the protein MKKCPFFIVIILTVALMAIFGIFVQSGLIYAEDSMKDANNESKTIEVASAVHVLKTSVMSSLGIENEDYPDVDDIMMWTPPDGAVSRNTVEEEESDIVEVAGGGEENPQEIAKEIASDEEYANNPEGFVQAEGDGASAVDYGSFVTVGDDYFESGDACFIGDSRMQGFCLYSGLENIAAFAQKSYAIYTVFTKPMFDSPTGKLTLLQEMEANAGKYKKVYVMFGINEMGWADEEKFDLCYYQLIDMIKYYQPEAVIYIHSVIHVTKEKADSSDRFTNESIDRRNAGIKEVAENEHVAYLDLNSVFNDEEGYLPKECTSDGVHIKADYMNLWVDYLKTHAIAVD, from the coding sequence GCAATATTTGGTATTTTTGTGCAGTCCGGGCTTATATATGCAGAGGACAGCATGAAAGATGCCAATAACGAGAGCAAGACAATTGAAGTTGCTTCCGCAGTTCATGTTCTGAAAACATCGGTGATGAGTTCGCTTGGAATTGAGAATGAGGATTATCCTGACGTTGATGATATAATGATGTGGACTCCTCCGGATGGAGCTGTAAGCCGGAATACCGTGGAGGAAGAGGAAAGTGATATAGTAGAGGTTGCCGGCGGAGGAGAAGAGAATCCGCAGGAAATTGCTAAAGAAATAGCCTCTGACGAAGAATATGCAAATAATCCTGAGGGATTTGTTCAGGCAGAGGGAGATGGGGCTTCTGCCGTTGATTATGGAAGCTTTGTCACAGTTGGAGATGATTATTTTGAGTCCGGAGATGCCTGTTTTATCGGTGATTCGAGAATGCAGGGCTTCTGCCTTTATTCAGGACTTGAAAATATAGCTGCATTTGCACAGAAAAGTTATGCGATCTATACGGTATTCACAAAACCGATGTTTGATTCACCTACCGGAAAACTTACACTTTTGCAGGAAATGGAAGCGAACGCAGGCAAATATAAAAAGGTTTATGTCATGTTCGGAATAAACGAAATGGGATGGGCCGATGAAGAAAAGTTCGATCTTTGTTATTATCAGCTTATCGATATGATAAAGTATTATCAGCCGGAAGCTGTTATATACATCCACAGCGTAATACATGTAACAAAGGAAAAGGCTGATTCTTCTGACCGATTCACAAATGAGAGCATAGACAGGAGAAATGCCGGTATAAAAGAGGTAGCAGAGAATGAACATGTTGCATACCTCGACCTTAATTCTGTATTTAACGATGAGGAAGGTTATCTTCCTAAAGAATGTACATCTGACGGAGTTCATATTAAGGCTGATTATATGAACCTCTGGGTGGATTATCTGAAAACACATGCAATAGCAGTAGATTGA